The following nucleotide sequence is from uncultured Draconibacterium sp..
TTTGAGTGAATCACTATTCTAAATCGAAACACTATGATTACATCCATGAAAAAGATGCTTACCCCACTCTTTTTGTTGATCATTTTAAATGGATATGGCCAGACATATACACATAATGCTACTCCGAAATTTCAAAATCTAAACTTCGAGGATGGAATATCTAATCTTTCGGTACAGTCGATCGAACAAGATGAACAAGGATTCATTTGGCTGGCTACTGCCCGTTGTTTAAACAGATACGATGGAATCTCTTTCGAGCATTTCTTTTTTGAGGATAATAATGATTTCTCTCTCAATCATAACAGAACATACAAACTTCATAAAAACTTTAATGGACAATTATTTTGTTCCACCGCAAATGGAGTTAACATGTATGATTCAAATCTTGAAAAAATGTATCGTATTAAATCGAATAACGAAAGGTTTTTAGACTTTGTTGATTACAAAGGGAAAACCTATGGTACAAGCGTTTCCGGAGGTTTATATGTTTATTGGCAGGAAGAGAGTGCTTTTACCCGTGTGTCGCAATTCGATTCCACAATTGTGATCAACTCCTTAATTTCAGACGAAGAAACAGGAATTTGGGGAAAAACCGACGATAGTAAGAACCTGATGAATTTCAATCCCCACACAAATATTTTAAAGAAATTTCCTATTCCGGGTAACGATGAAGTTTACAATATTGGTGATATACTAAAAATTGATGATATTCTTTATATTGCTGGCAAAAGCATCAAAGCGTTTAGTCTTTCTTCTTCTGCATTTATTCCTCTTCCTGCGCAATATAAAAAACTGGAAGAACTCAAGAATTGCGATTTTACTTTTATCAAAAACATTGAAAATGGAGTATTATGGATAGGTACAAGCACAAATGGGTTATTCATTTTCAACCCTCATTTGAATCAAATTTCAAATAAAACGAAGGCGAACTCAAATTTGCGTTCCAACCATTTAACAACGGTTTTTAAAGACCGAGATAATAATATTTGGGTGGGGACATTTGATCAGGGAGTTCACGTATCGTTTAAACAACCCAACTACTTCAATTTTGAAACTCAATTAGATAATCGTACCGAAAATTCATTCGTAACCAGCATTGCTGCCGATAATAATTCAAACTACTATATCGGTACAAGGTCTGATGGCTTATATGTATACAATGGCGGTGCGGAGAAAAGAATGAGGCATCTCCATAAAGGCAACAGCTTTTTGAAAAACAATAATATCAGAACCCTGTACATCGATTCGAAAAATCAACTCTGGATTGGTTCTGCGCAGAATCAATTTAAAACTGATTTGCAATTTAAGCATGTAACAGAAATTAAAATACCCAAACCGAATAGCGGAATTATATCGTTTTGCGAACAAGGAGGAAAAATTATTGCAGGATCCAATCTTCAGGGAATTTTCACCTTCGATTATAACGGGAATATATTATCTCAGAATAAAAAATATACAAATGATATAGTTGATGTAATTCCATTTGGTAATGAGGAGGTATTAACATCTGTTCTACTTGAAGGGGTATTTTTATTCGACGTAAATTCAAATACTTTTAAAAATATAAAAAAAGTCATCCCTACTGAAGGATATAATCTACGCGAAGTAGTAACTATACTGCTCGACTCTGACAGCACACTCTGGATGGGAACTTATGATAAAGGGCTTTATCGGTATAATTTTATCGATAAGAACTTTCGTATTTATACTGAAAACGACGGGCTTCCAAATAATGATATTGTTTGTATTGAAGAAGACGAGGATGGCTATCTCTGGTTAGCAACCTCTTATGGTCTGTCACGCTTCGATAAAAACGCAGAGTTTATAAACTTCTTCCATAACGAAGGGCTTTATAATCTACAATTTCATCGAAATTCATCGACAAGCAGCCGTAACGGGCTTTTGTTTTTTGGAGGGAATAATGGATTAACATTTTTTGATCCCACGCTGGTTGGTAAATTTAATTACACCGATACTCCAGAAATTACCTTAAAGTCAATATCGGTTAAAAATAAAGTAATAAAGCCAAACGATGAAACAGGACTTTTAACGCAAGCATTAGACAACAGCGAAGAGATTAT
It contains:
- a CDS encoding two-component regulator propeller domain-containing protein; amino-acid sequence: MITSMKKMLTPLFLLIILNGYGQTYTHNATPKFQNLNFEDGISNLSVQSIEQDEQGFIWLATARCLNRYDGISFEHFFFEDNNDFSLNHNRTYKLHKNFNGQLFCSTANGVNMYDSNLEKMYRIKSNNERFLDFVDYKGKTYGTSVSGGLYVYWQEESAFTRVSQFDSTIVINSLISDEETGIWGKTDDSKNLMNFNPHTNILKKFPIPGNDEVYNIGDILKIDDILYIAGKSIKAFSLSSSAFIPLPAQYKKLEELKNCDFTFIKNIENGVLWIGTSTNGLFIFNPHLNQISNKTKANSNLRSNHLTTVFKDRDNNIWVGTFDQGVHVSFKQPNYFNFETQLDNRTENSFVTSIAADNNSNYYIGTRSDGLYVYNGGAEKRMRHLHKGNSFLKNNNIRTLYIDSKNQLWIGSAQNQFKTDLQFKHVTEIKIPKPNSGIISFCEQGGKIIAGSNLQGIFTFDYNGNILSQNKKYTNDIVDVIPFGNEEVLTSVLLEGVFLFDVNSNTFKNIKKVIPTEGYNLREVVTILLDSDSTLWMGTYDKGLYRYNFIDKNFRIYTENDGLPNNDIVCIEEDEDGYLWLATSYGLSRFDKNAEFINFFHNEGLYNLQFHRNSSTSSRNGLLFFGGNNGLTFFDPTLVGKFNYTDTPEITLKSISVKNKVIKPNDETGLLTQALDNSEEIILNHKQNVFTINYHGFDYIAADKIKYAYMLEGLDKKWTDAGKRTHANFSNLRPGTYTFKVKAQNNTGLWSEIKALKIFVKSSPFKTPIAYFIYLFVFATIIYFGFKLTLQAKLYRNKLETEQKERVRENEIAQMKMRFFTNISHEIRTPLTLIKGNTDLLSKHLTSSQIHLDSFKGLRHSTNRLLALVNQLLSFKSLENDALGLKVRNDDLLSITKNLIQSFQYVASVRKIKIGIDSDFDKLILPIDKDKYEKIVSNLLSNALKHVKENGKVHVRIEMLKMNEYKTYHRENKNISGTSFVKITVIDNGTGIPETDLPHVFNRYQQSETDKNKPDYSGTGIGLNFTKRLVELHRGAIIAQSTPNIETRFSFILSLDPEIYGNDFSESNELTQKKEILPVSTEGKTGSKQKNNLAVVLLVEDDLELNRFICSSLQNDFKVISSYNGNEGYSLAKNHLPDIIISDIMMPETNGYELCKLVREDDLISHIPIILLTAKADTESKISGYKYGADDYISKPFDLEILKIRIENLISLRKKLQQSYKQGILEEPDVEITNLFELNFVKQINTIVSAEYQSPQLNVNYLAEKMNMSRTNFYRKFMNIMDVSPKDFITKYRINKAIELIKEGNVNIGEISFICGFGSQSNFSVQFKKEKGESPLQYKKSLQHANNPTGLNSNNAS